From Candidatus Neptunochlamydia vexilliferae, a single genomic window includes:
- the rfbB gene encoding dTDP-glucose 4,6-dehydratase yields MLSNLNQAHLLVTGGAGFMGSAFIRYVLSQPGFTGHISNLDLLTYAGNLDNLKEVEEDSRYAFYKGDVRDRSVLEEIHKEKPLTAIVHFAAETHVDRSITDPTPFLETNILGTCNLLEFVRTHPNIHFHHISTDEVYGALGADGIFTEETPYRPNSPYSASKASSDHFVRAYAVTYDLSTTLSHASNNYGPGQYPEKFIPLMIQNALGKKPLPVYGKGENIREWLFVEDHSRAIWTILEEGKKGEVYNIGGGNEMKNIDLLRLILKVAEEMTAEKNLEALITFVTDRPGHDFRYAMDGTKVSSLGFTPQWSLEAGLRATMEILL; encoded by the coding sequence ATGCTTTCGAATCTTAATCAAGCCCACCTTCTAGTGACCGGCGGCGCCGGCTTTATGGGATCGGCCTTTATCCGCTACGTTTTATCGCAGCCTGGGTTTACAGGCCACATCTCGAACCTCGACCTCCTCACCTATGCGGGCAACCTCGATAACCTCAAAGAAGTCGAGGAGGATTCCCGCTACGCGTTTTACAAAGGAGACGTTCGGGATCGCTCGGTCCTTGAAGAAATCCACAAAGAAAAACCGCTTACAGCCATCGTCCATTTTGCCGCAGAGACCCATGTTGATCGGAGCATTACCGATCCCACCCCCTTCCTTGAAACGAATATTTTGGGAACCTGTAACCTCCTCGAATTTGTCCGCACCCACCCGAACATTCACTTCCATCACATCTCTACCGATGAGGTTTATGGGGCTTTAGGTGCTGATGGAATCTTTACCGAAGAGACTCCTTACCGTCCTAACTCTCCCTACTCCGCCTCAAAAGCAAGTTCTGACCATTTTGTTCGCGCCTATGCCGTAACCTATGACCTTTCGACCACCCTTTCCCATGCTAGCAACAACTATGGGCCGGGCCAGTATCCCGAAAAGTTTATCCCCCTCATGATCCAAAATGCCCTGGGTAAAAAGCCCCTTCCCGTTTACGGCAAAGGGGAAAACATCCGCGAGTGGCTCTTTGTCGAAGACCATTCCCGTGCCATTTGGACCATTTTGGAAGAGGGGAAAAAGGGAGAGGTGTATAATATTGGGGGAGGGAACGAGATGAAAAATATCGACCTTTTGCGTCTGATTCTGAAGGTCGCCGAAGAGATGACCGCGGAGAAAAATCTTGAAGCGTTGATCACCTTTGTGACCGACCGTCCCGGTCATGACTTCCGCTACGCCATGGATGGAACAAAGGTCTCTTCCCTTGGCTTTACACCCCAGTGGTCGCTCGAAGCGGGCCTCCGCGCAACC
- the rfbC gene encoding dTDP-4-dehydrorhamnose 3,5-epimerase, with amino-acid sequence MEVQELKLKGVKLIRPQVFRDERGYFFESHQVERYLDQGIDCSFVQDNHSYSKEGTIRGMHFQSEPGQAKLVRVASGKIYDVIVDIRLSSPTFGQWEGVYLDGENHHQLFVPVGFAHGFCVVSPEAHVLYKTSAPYNSETEKGFRFDDPEVGIEWPVKEPIVSERDKNSPKLRGQNLL; translated from the coding sequence ATGGAAGTTCAAGAATTAAAGTTAAAAGGGGTAAAGCTCATTCGGCCCCAGGTTTTTCGGGACGAACGGGGCTACTTTTTTGAGAGTCACCAGGTCGAACGCTACCTTGATCAGGGGATCGACTGCTCGTTTGTCCAGGATAACCACTCTTACTCGAAAGAAGGGACGATTCGGGGAATGCATTTCCAATCGGAGCCGGGGCAGGCAAAGCTGGTCCGCGTCGCAAGTGGAAAAATTTACGATGTCATTGTTGATATCCGCCTCTCTTCTCCTACTTTTGGACAGTGGGAAGGGGTTTACCTGGATGGAGAAAACCACCATCAGCTCTTTGTTCCGGTGGGTTTTGCTCATGGGTTCTGTGTGGTCAGCCCCGAGGCGCATGTTCTTTATAAGACAAGTGCTCCTTATAATAGTGAAACGGAAAAAGGGTTTCGCTTTGACGACCCTGAGGTGGGGATCGAGTGGCCGGTTAAAGAGCCGATCGTCTCGGAGCGAGACAAAAATAGCCCTAAACTTCGAGGGCAGAACCTATTATGA
- the rfbD gene encoding dTDP-4-dehydrorhamnose reductase, with protein MKLWIIGKRGLLASAMRRKCLEKGIDHVATTRKEVDVEDEKSVRAQFETMHFTHVINCSGYTAVDQAEEEEARAFALNRDAVALLAKLAQEHGKKLIHFSTDYVFDGEKEGYQTGDPTAPLSIYGKSKEAGEKELHPEACLIRTSWLFGQEGSHFVKTMIRLMEQQETLSVVNDQKGRPTYADDLAEAALSLLDASGTFHFANEGETTWHGFAETIKRKLEEKNHPLRCHTIEPVTSEKFGKAKRPASSILLTENLQPPHWEKGLEEVLAHAFES; from the coding sequence ATGAAACTGTGGATTATTGGGAAGCGGGGACTTTTAGCAAGCGCCATGCGACGGAAGTGTCTTGAAAAAGGAATTGATCATGTGGCGACCACCCGAAAAGAGGTTGACGTTGAAGATGAAAAGAGCGTTCGCGCCCAATTTGAGACGATGCACTTTACCCATGTTATCAACTGCTCGGGATACACAGCAGTGGATCAAGCCGAAGAAGAGGAGGCGCGCGCCTTTGCTCTCAATAGAGATGCAGTTGCTTTACTTGCAAAACTTGCTCAAGAACATGGAAAAAAGCTGATCCACTTTTCAACCGACTACGTCTTCGATGGAGAAAAAGAGGGATATCAGACGGGCGATCCAACAGCTCCCCTTTCCATTTATGGCAAAAGTAAGGAAGCGGGAGAAAAGGAGCTTCATCCCGAGGCGTGCCTGATCCGCACCTCATGGCTTTTTGGCCAAGAGGGAAGTCACTTTGTCAAGACGATGATCCGCCTCATGGAACAGCAAGAAACTTTAAGTGTTGTCAATGATCAAAAGGGGCGCCCCACCTACGCTGACGACTTGGCAGAAGCAGCCCTTTCCCTTCTCGATGCATCGGGAACCTTTCACTTTGCCAATGAAGGGGAGACCACCTGGCATGGCTTTGCTGAAACGATCAAGCGGAAGCTTGAAGAGAAAAACCATCCCCTCCGGTGTCATACGATCGAGCCGGTTACAAGCGAGAAGTTTGGTAAAGCCAAAAGGCCCGCTTCATCCATCCTCCTAACAGAAAACCTTCAACCTCCCCACTGGGAAAAGGGATTAGAAGAGGTACTTGCCCATGCTTTCGAATCTTAA